In Plutella xylostella chromosome 4, ilPluXylo3.1, whole genome shotgun sequence, a genomic segment contains:
- the LOC105394305 gene encoding plasmolipin, translating to MAFPNSPLPPPPQGMGSQNTVFITEVRFDPSYIRTPPGMLKATVIVLNLLGFICLISSPFRSNGRGVYFNIVCHLGLWSSSVLLLLYLFHVVEKYHNIKWLKIEMVLYIVLTFLNLTTSTIVVAFGNAGYSAAGFFGYLAMVTYGLDAFLKAKALQAGELAQGHRVVNKQVPTSPATMA from the exons atGGCATTCCCAAACTCGCCTCTTCCTCCTCCACCGCAGGGCATGGGATCTCAGAATACTGTGTTCATAACAGAAGTGCGCTTTGACCCTTCATACATAAGAACACCACCTGGCATGCTCAAAGCTACTGTTATT GTGTTGAATCTCCTCGGTTTCATCTGTTTGATATCATCACCGTTCAGATCAAATGGTCGCGGGGTGTACTTCAACATAGTGTGCCACCTCGGGCTGTGGTCATCATCAGTGCTGCTGCTGCTCTACCTGTTCCACGTGGTGGAGAAGTACCACAACATCAAGTGGCTGAAGATAGAGATGGTGTTGTACATTGTGCTCACGTTTCTGAACTTGACAACATCTACTATTGTTGTTGCGTTTGGGAATGCTGGATATTCTGCTGCAGGG TTCTTTGGTTACCTGGCGATGGTGACATATGGCTTGGATGCCTTCCTCAAAGCGAAGGCTCTGCAGGCGGGCGAGCTGGCACAGGGGCACCGGGTGGTCAACAAGCAGGTGCCCACCTCCCCCGCCACCATGGCATGA